From Abditibacteriota bacterium:
CTGACCCTGCTGGCCCGGATACCGGACAAGTCGGCGGAGGAGCTGCGGGAGTTTTTGGGCGAGGGCGACGTGACCGTGACCTTTGCCCTGGAATGGAGCGAATAGAGGCCCGGGTCAGGGCGCGGCGAGGCAGACCAGGTCCGTTGCGAGGCCGCTGAGGAGGGCAAAGGCCATCACCCAGGCGAGATACAGGCCGAAGCTGCGGGCTCCCAGGACTATCTTGAGGGCCCCCAGGTTGGTGATCTTGGTGGCGGGCCCCGTGATCATAAAGGCAGCCGCCGAGCCCAGGCTCATGCCGGAGGCCAGCCACTGCTGCAGCAGGGGGACTGTGCCGCCTCCGCAGGCGTAGAGGGGGACCCCCACCGTGGCGGCCATCAGCAGGCCGAAGCCTCTGTGGGCGCCGAACAGGCCGGCAAAGGCCTCCTCCGGCACGTATTTCTGAAACAGGGCCGACAGGAGGACGCCTGCCAGGAACCAGAGGCCCGTGGAGCGCAGGTTGCGCAGGACGTTTTGGGCATATCTCAGCAATAAATTCGGGTCCGTGTCCCGGCTGTCGGGCTCCCCGAAGCTGCCGAAGCTGAAAAAGGACCTGTCCCGGGCGAAGCGCCGGACCAGCAGCCCGGCCCCGACGCCGCACAAAAAGCAGGTGACGAACCTCACGGTCAGGGCCGTGGCGCCCAGGGCCGCGCTGTATATCAGCAGCTGGGGATTGAGGAGCACGCTGGACATCATAAAGGCGGCCAGCACCTCGTCGGGGACTCCCTTTTTGGAAAAGGAGGCCGCTATGGGCACCGTGCCGTACATACAGAGAGGCGAGGCTATGCCTATGAGGGCGGCGGGTATCAGGGCCAGGACGCCGGCTTCGGAGTCCCGGAGACGGGTCAGCAGGGAGTGAAGGCGGTCCTTGGCAAACACGGACACGGCAGAGCCTATGAGGATGCCCAGAGCCCAGTAAAGGGCTATCTGCCTCAGCTGTATGTCAAAATAATACCAGATGCCTGTGAGTTCGTCAAAGAGGAGTCTCAAGAGAGTAAAGAGGGGGCGGCGCCGGTTGGGCGCCGCCCTGCGTGTCTATTTGGCCTTGTCTATGCTTTTGACGGTGTATTTCTGTGTGCCCAGGCCTATCTGCTCGGCATATTCCAGAGTGTGCAGGCCGTTGCGGGAGGCGACCCTGTCTATGAAGGTCTGGGTGTTCTCGTCGGACTCCGCCACGTGGTTGTATATGAGGTCCAGGCAGGCCTTGTCCAGGGCAACGGGGTCATAGGAGGCCAGTATGCCCATGTCGTGAATGGTGGGCTTGGCCGGATCGCCGCTGCAGTCGCAGTCGATGGACATATTGTTCATGACGTTGATATACACTACCTTGCCCTCAAAGCGGTCTATGACGGCGCTGCAGGCGTCGGCCATGCTCTCCAGAAATCCGTCCTGGTTCTCGGAGCCTTCCCAGCTGGTCTCGCTGTTGCCGGCGGTGTGTATATACATCTTGCCTCTGGTGGAGCCGAAGCCTATGGACATGTTCTTGATGGCGCCGCCGTAGCCGGCCATGGCGTGGCCCTTGAAGTGGGCGAGACAGATGAGAGAGTCATAGTTGTCTATGTGCTTGCCCACGTAGTCCTTTGCGATGCGGTGCTGTTTGCCCGGGACCGGTATGGGCATATCGCCGTCCTTGTCCAGCAGGTCCACGGGAGCGATGTCCAGATAGCCCCTCTGCTTGATCTGCTGCCAGTGCTTCGCCAGGGTGGCGCGGTTGCCTCCGTAGGCGGTGTTGCACTCCACCAGGGTGCCGTCAACGCTCTGCACCAGATCCTTGATGAGGGCGGGCCTCAGGTGGTTGCTCCTCTGGGATTCGCCGGTGGATATCTTGACGGCGGTCTTGCCCGCGGCGTCAAAATCCAGGACCTTGTATATCCGGACCAGCGACTCCGGAGTGATCTCCCGGGTCATATAGACGGTGGAAGCGCCCTTCTGGCGGGAGGCGGTGGTTTTCATGGGGGTGACTGCGGCTTTGGAGTCCCGGGTGCCCAGGCTCACCAGCAGCGCAAAGCAGATGCAGACCGCCGCGACAGCGGCCGCAAATGCGGTCCAAACGCGTGAAGTGTTCATATTAAATACCTCGTAGTGATGCTCTTGTTATACCCCGATGGGGCATACAGTATATTTTATCACAAGACTGCCTGTTTTGTCAAAGGTCAGAAGGTGACGGTCTTCGGCGCGGCCGTAAAAGACGCAAATACTGCCGTGGCGCGGGTGAAATACAGCACCTCGGTGTTGTCGTCCTCCGCCTTGTAGATGGCCTTCAGCGAAGGGTAGCAGTCCAGCATGTATTTTTTCGCTTCGAGCCTGTCGTCCCGGACCAGCTCCCCGGAGAGCCTGAGCCAGGTGTCGCCGTCAAAGGCGCACAGCTCCACCCGGGGATTTTGCTGTATCTGCCGGGAGACGGGCTTGGACTTGCCGGTCTGGATGTAGAGCCTGCCTTCAAATATGGCCACGGTGCCGAAGGGGCGGACCCGGGGGCTGTCCCCGTCCATGGTGGCCAGGTAATAGGTGCCGCATTTTTTCAAAAATTCATATACTTCCTGCATGTTCGTCGCTCCTTTTTCTGCGCGCAGTCTGTCAGCGGACGGCCCGGCCCATCCTGTAGGCCGCGTCGTAGGCTTCTTTGTCCTTTATCTCGCCTGCCTCATAAACGCCGGCGCCGTATATCACGCCCATCTCTTTGGCTCCGCTGACGCAGTCGGCGTAGCCCCGCAGGCAGCCGAGAGCCGCGGACATGGCGCTCTTGTCGCTGTCGGCGCAGGTGATGACGTAATAGAACTCCTTGTCCCTGACCTCCGTCCATCTGGCGAAGGTCCTGTCTATCAGGGTCTTGAGCTGGGCGTTGACCGAATAAAAATAGACGGGGGTGGCCAGCGCTATGACGTCGGCGTCGATGATCTTCTGCAGCAGCTCTGCCATGTCGTCCTTTTTGGCGCAGACGCCTCCCGACCGGGCGCAGTGATAGCACGCGGCGCAATAGCCTATCTGCTTCTCGCAGACCCGCACTTTTTCCACCCGGTGCCCGGCTTCCTCCGCTCCCCGGGCGAACCGGTCGCAGAGTATGTCCGAATTGCCTCCCTTTCTGGGGCTGGCGGACAGTATCAGTATAGATTTGCTCATGTTAGCCCTCCGGGCTTTACGCCCTTCCGATGTAATTATAGCATATTTCACAGCGAAACCGCGTGTCTTTTGCCAAAAGAAATGCCTCTCAGGCGAAAAGAGAGCTCGCAGCCCGTCCAGTCCTCCGGCAGGTCTATGGTCAGGCTGCAGGCGTCGCCCCTTTTCATATCCTGCGGGAGAGGGAAGAAGAGGGTCTCGCCGCCGCAGGAGGCAGCCACGGTCACTCTGCCGGAGCCCTCGGCCTTCCAGACGGCCTCGTTCAGGTTGCGGCAGGTCACCGTGAGCCTGTGTCCCTCCGCCGTCACGGACTCAAAGGCGCCGTCTATATGGCGCAGGGGAGCCGGCCGGAGAGGGTCGGGCCTGCGGCCCTCCAGTGTGAGGGGCAGAAAGTCGGCGGTGGTCAGGCCCGTGACTTCGGAGACCAGATAAGGCCGCCTGCCGCTCTCCAGGACCCGGTAAAACTCTTCGCCCGCCTGCCTGTAAATGCCGTATATGCCGCCGGGCAGGGTGTCCGTGAGTATCTTCACGGGGGTGTCTCTTTCGGGAAACGCGGCGCTGAGGAACCGGCGGGTGTATCGTTTGATGACCCGGGTCACCTCTCTGTCCGTGTAGTCCTCGTTCCAGATGCCGTAATCGCTGCGCTCGTCCACCCGGTAGCCGGGACAGGACACCCACATATAGACGCCGTCGGAGCCGGAGTCTGTGAGGGCGTCAAAAAAGTTGGCGTAGTGCTGCGCGGTCTCCCTGTCCTTGCGGGGGCTCACCTGCATGCGGACGTTGTCCCACAGGGTCTTTCCCACCTCTGGCCAGATGATGGGGAAGTCGCCGCGGACAAAGGCGGCGTATTCCCTCTGGAACCACAGGGGCCGGACCCTTTCCCGGTTGCCTATCCTGCCGTAGCCCTCCGGGGCCCAGAAGTCTATGGCAGAGGACAGATAGTTGAAGTCATAGTCTATGCGCGCCGGGTTGGCGTTGACGGGATTGGAGGTCTCGGACATGCGGAAGGACACGAAGTGATGCCCGTCCAGCCTGTGTATCCTGTCAACGGCGGCTCTGTAGCGGCTGTAGAGGAACCAGTCCAGAAAACGCCTGTAGGCCCCGGCCATTTTGGCCTCTTCGCCTGTGGAAAAGAGGGCCTTGCCCGAAGGGTTGGTGACCTCCCCCGTCTCTTTTCTCGGGATGCTGCAGCCCCACAGGGCTTCTGCCGCCTCCACCGAGCCGTATTGCTCCGCGACCCACTCTTCCCAGGCGCCGTCGAACCATTCCCTGCTCTGTCGGTCGCCCCAGGAGGGCTCCCAGGCTATGTCGTAGGCATACACGGAGTCGTTGTCCGCCAGGCGCAGCAGGCTGATGATCTCTTCGGCAGACTCGGCCACGTTGCCAAAGGGGTCCCCGGGCCGCAGGCTGAGGTTGATCTTCAGGCCGTATTTGTCCGCCAGGCGCATCATATCCAGCAGGTTCATATCACCCGCGTAGCCGGTGAAGACGAAAATGTTGATGGAATTGAAGCCTATCTCCCGCAGCTTGCGGAAGTCTCTCTCCACCACAGCGGGATCATAGCTGTAGTCTGCCAGATAGTTGTTGAAATAGGCGCTCTCGCTGCCCGCTCCCGAAGAAGGCATGTAGTTGACGCCCCAGGGCTTCCACACCTTTCCCCCCAGCATAAAGTGGCCGCCCTCAATGGTGACGAAATCCCGGGAGGTCTTGGTCTGAAAATGTATGGCGTTTTCCAGCCGGTCTATGACTTCGCCGTCCAGGGAGAGAGTGACCTCCACGCCGGTCTCTCCTTCCCGGGGGACCTGCAGGGGCCGGCTGATATCCGCGCATTCGCCGGGCAGGGCAGTCACCTTTTCGCTGAACACCTCTCTGCCGCCTGCAGACAGTCTGCAGACCGCCTCCCGGGGAGCGGGGGACACGTTGATGATCCGGGCCCCTCCCAGGGGCTGCATGTCGGGGAAATAGGTGTAGCAGTCGCTGCCCGCGTCCAGGAAAAACACGCCTCTTGCCATGGCGGCGGCGGTTTCCCGCAGGACCCGCTTCACCGGCTCCCGGACGTACCATCCCGGGTCTGCCGGCGCAAAGGAGGCAAACACCGCCCCGGCGAAGGGGCCGGAGGAGTGTATCTTCAGCGCTGCCGCCGTCCCTCTGTATTCGCCTTTTGCGCCGAAGGCCTCCAGCAGGCCTATATAACGCCAGTCCCGCCCCTTGTCATAGCCCCCGGACTGCTGCCTGGGGTTCAGGCAGCTGACGGAGGAGGGCATGGGCAGGCTGCCTCCGGATACCACCGACTGGGCCGGGTTGGTCCGTATGCTCCTTGCCGCCCGGGTGTCATACACCTTCCAGGAGGGAGAAAGGGCGTCCAGGTCCGGCAGCTCAGCCGTGTCCAGCAGAGGGGTGTGCCGGGGCGCCTCCCGGGAAGCGCCTATCATGGCCACTCTGTAATGCTGCGGGCCCTCGCCCAGGGTGGGAACGTGGGTCAGGGCTATGCCCACGGACACGGAGCTGATCTCGCTCAGGCGCAGGGCGTCTCCGGGAAAGCCCCTGTTTTCGCCTCCGGACCACCGGCGGAACAGGGAGGGCTGCAGATACAGCCTCTGCCAGTCCTCCGAGAGGCTGACGGCGGCCATCCACCGGCTGCCGTCCCGTTCGTCGCATTCTATGACCAGCTGATCGGTGCCGCCGGCGCCGCAGGCCACTATCTCCAGCACGTTTTCGCCATGGGTGAAGGGCCTGTCAAAGGCTTTGGCATAGGTGTCGTAGTTGTGAAGGCCGGCGAGGGTGACGTCCATACAGCGCCTGCCCCGATATTCTGATATGGCGTGCCGGGCCTCCCCTTCCAGCTCGGAATGCCCCCTGGACCATCCCTCCAGATCGGCGCCGTCAAAGATCACCGTGTCTGCCTCGGCGTCCA
This genomic window contains:
- a CDS encoding permease, with translation MRLLFDELTGIWYYFDIQLRQIALYWALGILIGSAVSVFAKDRLHSLLTRLRDSEAGVLALIPAALIGIASPLCMYGTVPIAASFSKKGVPDEVLAAFMMSSVLLNPQLLIYSAALGATALTVRFVTCFLCGVGAGLLVRRFARDRSFFSFGSFGEPDSRDTDPNLLLRYAQNVLRNLRSTGLWFLAGVLLSALFQKYVPEEAFAGLFGAHRGFGLLMAATVGVPLYACGGGTVPLLQQWLASGMSLGSAAAFMITGPATKITNLGALKIVLGARSFGLYLAWVMAFALLSGLATDLVCLAAP
- a CDS encoding pyridoxamine 5'-phosphate oxidase family protein produces the protein MQEVYEFLKKCGTYYLATMDGDSPRVRPFGTVAIFEGRLYIQTGKSKPVSRQIQQNPRVELCAFDGDTWLRLSGELVRDDRLEAKKYMLDCYPSLKAIYKAEDDNTEVLYFTRATAVFASFTAAPKTVTF
- a CDS encoding flavodoxin family protein, which produces MSKSILILSASPRKGGNSDILCDRFARGAEEAGHRVEKVRVCEKQIGYCAACYHCARSGGVCAKKDDMAELLQKIIDADVIALATPVYFYSVNAQLKTLIDRTFARWTEVRDKEFYYVITCADSDKSAMSAALGCLRGYADCVSGAKEMGVIYGAGVYEAGEIKDKEAYDAAYRMGRAVR
- a CDS encoding DUF362 domain-containing protein produces the protein MKTTASRQKGASTVYMTREITPESLVRIYKVLDFDAAGKTAVKISTGESQRSNHLRPALIKDLVQSVDGTLVECNTAYGGNRATLAKHWQQIKQRGYLDIAPVDLLDKDGDMPIPVPGKQHRIAKDYVGKHIDNYDSLICLAHFKGHAMAGYGGAIKNMSIGFGSTRGKMYIHTAGNSETSWEGSENQDGFLESMADACSAVIDRFEGKVVYINVMNNMSIDCDCSGDPAKPTIHDMGILASYDPVALDKACLDLIYNHVAESDENTQTFIDRVASRNGLHTLEYAEQIGLGTQKYTVKSIDKAK